A section of the Bombus fervidus isolate BK054 chromosome 9, iyBomFerv1, whole genome shotgun sequence genome encodes:
- the LOC139991237 gene encoding uncharacterized protein, which translates to MILMILLSAIFGRIGATPIANVWLGPIASLTPLRQYHVQDGSGGYRYSFTGPHHAKSESSSNGITQGGYSYIDSNGILQTVTYTADDENGFRVSASNLPQPPKNDVRPIQDKPRAKKKSRSEELRESRLTDRSNYRSTNILSYEILPPYFTFGNHDTRNLAVREIAQSRNNPFLLSESEAERIEVPKPDPSLSEILPSTSVSSSPSSSIRSDRRRKNEEQSSVDMIQTPVTVPAPYVLPVLPYRLLHSALHHTQDSLGQYDYSYTGDSSAKTESRSLDGTTRGAYSYIDPNGLLQQVHYVADRNGFRVMATNLPQAK; encoded by the exons ATGATACTC ATGATTCTGTTGAGTGCGATTTTCGGACGAATCGGCGCGACTCCGATCGCGAACGTTTGGCTCGGCCCGATAGCATCTCTGACGCCGTTGAGGCAATACCACGTACAGGACGGATCCGGCGGATATCGTTACTCGTTCACGGGACCCCATCACGCGAAATCGGAATCCAGTTCGAACGGCATCACGCAGGGCG GTTATTCGTATATCGACTCGAATGGCATTTTGCAAACAGTGACTTACACGGCGGACGATGAAAATGGATTCAGAGTGAGCGCCAGTAATTTACCACAGCCGCCGAAAAACGATGTTCGGCCGATTCAGGACAAACCGCGAGCGAAGAAGAAGTCTCGCTCGGAGGAGCTACGAGAGTCGCGGTTGACAGATCGATCGAATTATCGATCGACAAACATCCTGTCTTACGAGATCCTGCCACCTTATTTTACCTTCGGCAACCATGACACGAGGAATTTGGCTGTTCGTGAAATCGCA CAAAGCCGGAACAATCCATTCTTGCTGTCGGAATCGGAAGCTGAAAGGATCGAGGTGCCAAAGCCAGACCCGAGTCTCTCAGAGATATTACCTTCGACGAGCGTCTCCTCATCGCCATCGTCGTCCATTCGATCCGATAGACGACGCAAGAACGAAGAACAATCGTCCGTGGACATGATCCAGACGCCTGTAACCGTCCCAGCGCCCTATGTACTTCCGGTTTTACCGTACAGACTATTGCACAGCGCCCTCCATCACACTCAGGATTCTTTAGGCCAATACGATTACAGTTATACCGGAGACTCGAGCGCGAAAACAGAATCTAGATCTTTGGACGGGACGACCAGGGGCGCTTATAGCTATATCGATCCAAACGGGCTTCTGCAACAGGTTCATTACGTGGCAGATCGTAATGGGTTTAGGGTCATGGCCACCAATCTGCCGCAAgcaaagtaa